Proteins from a single region of Pithys albifrons albifrons isolate INPA30051 chromosome 12, PitAlb_v1, whole genome shotgun sequence:
- the SLC38A7 gene encoding sodium-coupled neutral amino acid transporter 7 encodes MAQGTGSINSDYKDWEWSDDAGERARLLQSPSVETVPKSAESQGNGLGATSALGAVFIVVNAALGAGLLNFPAAFSMAGGVAAGVTLQMCMLIFIIGGLVILAYCSQASNERTYQEVVWAVCGKVPGVLCEVAIAVYTFGTCIAFLIIIGDQEDKIIAALVKEPEEAGNSHWYTDRKFTISITAFLLILPLSIPKEIGFQKYASSLSVIGTWYVTAVIIIKYIWPDKELVPVEIPTSPSTWTAVFNAMPTICFGFQCHMSSVPVFNSMKQPEVKTWGAVVTVAMVIALFVYTGTGVCGFLTFGAGVDQDVLMSYPSNDIPVALARAFIILCVLTSYPILHFCGRAVLEGLWLRYTGVTVEEDVVRERRRRVLQTISWFLLTLLLALFIPDIGKVISVIGGLAACFIFVFPGLCLIQAKLSEIQETRAISWWAQVSYGVFMVVLGAFIFGQTTANAIFLDLTA; translated from the exons ATGGCTCAGGGCACTGGGAGCATCAACAGTGACTACAAGGATTGGGAGTGGAGCGATGATGCTGGGGAACGGGCcaggctcctgcagagccctaGTGTGGAGACAGTGCCCAAGAGTGCAGAGAGCCAAGGAAACGGTCTGGGGGCCACGTCGGCTCTGGGAGCTGTCTTCATTGTGGTCAACGCTGCCCTCGGGGCTGGACTGCTCAACTTCCCTGCTGCCTTCAGCATGGCCGGCGGTGTGGCTGCTGGTGTCACCCTGCAGATG TGCATGTTGATCTTCATCATCGGAGGTCTGGTGATCCTGGCATACTGCTCGCAGGCCAGCAATGAGCGGACCTACCAGGAGGTTGTGTGGGCTGTCTGTGGAAAGGTGCCTGGTGTGCTCTGTGAGGTGGCCATCGCTGTCTACACCTTTGGCACCTGTATCGCCTTCCTCATCATCATCGGAGACCAGGAGGACAAGA TCATTGCAGCTCTGGTGAAGGAGCCTGAGGAAGCTGGGAACAGCCACTGGTACACAGACCGCAAGTTTACCATCAGCATCACTgccttcctcctcatcctccctctctccataCCCAAGGAGATCGGCTTCCAGAAATATGCCAG CTCCCTCAGTGTGATTGGCACCTGGTATGTCACTGCTGTCATTATCATCAAGTACATCTGGCCTGACAAGGAGCTGGTGCCTGTGGAGATCCCCACCAG cccctccacCTGGACAGCTGTCTTCAATGCCATGCCCACCATCTGCTTTGGGTTCCAG tgccacatgAGCAGTGTGCCCGTCTTTAACAGCATGAAGCAGCCGGAGGTGAAGACCTGGGGGGCCGTGGTGACAGTAGCCATGGTGATCGCTCTCTTTGTCTACACAGGCACCG GTGTCTGCGGCTTCCTAACCTTTGGAGCTGGGGTGGACCAGGATGTCTTGATGTCCTACCCCTCCAATGACATCCCTGTTGCCCTTGCCCGGGCCTTCATCATCCTCTGTGTGCTGACATCCTACCCCATCCTGCACTTCTGTGGCCG GGCTGTCTTGGAGGGTCTCTGGCTCCGCTACACTGGGGTGACAGTGGAAGAGGACGTGGTTCGGGAGCGGAGGAGGCGTGTGCTTCAGACCATCAGCTGGTTCCTCCTGACGCTGCTCCTGGCTCTCTTCATCCCTGACATCGGCAAAGTCATCTCCGTCATTGGGGGCTTGGCTGCCTGCTTCATCTTTGTCTTCCCAG GGCTCTGTCTGATTCAAGCCAAGCTCTCTGAGATCCAAGAAACCAGGGCAATCAG CTGGTGGGCCCAGGTCAGCTACGGGGTGTTCATGGTCGTCCTCGGAGCCTTCATTTTCGGACAGACCACTGCCAATGCCATCTTCCTGGATCTCACAGCCTGA